The following are encoded in a window of Novosphingobium sp. ZN18A2 genomic DNA:
- the gatA gene encoding Asp-tRNA(Asn)/Glu-tRNA(Gln) amidotransferase subunit GatA: protein MTDLTELGVAAIRDGVAGGDFTAVEVAEAFNANVAAAQEALNAFIVATPEKALEAAKAVDAKRARGEAPGKMGGVPIGMKDLFATAGVQTTAASHILEGFTPQYESTVSQKLWDAGAGMLGKLNLDQFAMGSSNETSYFGNVVSPWRRNDGGNAPLAPGGSSGGSSTAVAARLCPAATGTDTGGSIRQPAAFTGITGIKPTYGRCSRWGIVAFASSLDQAGPMARDTRDCAIMLEAMAGFDPKDATSLDMPVPEWEAGLSADLKGRKVGIPREYRMDGMDADVAKSWEDGVAWLKDAGAEIVDISLPHTKYALPAYYIIAPAEASSNLARYDGVRYGLRDLPEGANLQDMYAATREAGFGAEVKRRILIGTYVLSAGFYDAYYTQAQKVRTLISRDFKDAFGQCDVILAPTAPSAAFALGDKSDDPLAMYLNDVFAVPASLAGLPAMSVPAGLNREGLPLGLQIVGKPFDEQGVLNAGLAIEQRAGFTAKPEKWW from the coding sequence GCCGGAAAAGGCGCTGGAAGCGGCAAAGGCGGTCGATGCGAAGCGCGCCAGGGGCGAAGCGCCGGGCAAGATGGGCGGCGTGCCCATCGGCATGAAAGACCTGTTCGCCACCGCCGGCGTGCAGACCACCGCCGCCAGCCACATCCTTGAAGGCTTTACCCCGCAGTACGAAAGCACCGTTTCGCAGAAGTTGTGGGATGCGGGCGCGGGTATGCTGGGCAAGCTGAACCTTGACCAGTTCGCGATGGGCTCTTCGAACGAGACCAGCTATTTCGGCAACGTGGTCAGCCCGTGGCGGCGCAACGACGGCGGCAATGCGCCGCTGGCCCCCGGCGGTTCGTCGGGCGGCAGTTCCACCGCCGTTGCCGCGCGGCTTTGCCCGGCGGCGACCGGAACGGACACCGGCGGTTCGATCCGCCAGCCCGCCGCCTTCACCGGCATAACCGGGATCAAGCCGACTTATGGCCGCTGCTCTCGCTGGGGCATCGTCGCCTTTGCCAGCTCGCTCGACCAGGCCGGGCCGATGGCGCGCGACACGCGCGACTGCGCGATCATGCTGGAGGCGATGGCCGGCTTCGATCCCAAGGACGCGACCAGCCTGGACATGCCGGTGCCCGAATGGGAAGCGGGCCTTTCCGCCGATCTCAAGGGCAGGAAAGTGGGCATCCCGCGCGAATACCGCATGGACGGGATGGATGCCGACGTCGCGAAAAGCTGGGAAGACGGCGTTGCGTGGCTGAAGGATGCGGGCGCGGAAATCGTCGATATCTCGCTGCCGCACACGAAGTATGCGCTGCCCGCCTATTACATCATCGCCCCGGCAGAGGCGTCTTCCAACCTCGCCCGTTATGACGGCGTTCGCTATGGCCTGCGCGACCTGCCCGAAGGCGCGAACCTGCAGGACATGTATGCCGCCACGCGCGAGGCGGGCTTCGGCGCGGAAGTGAAGCGGCGCATCCTGATCGGTACTTATGTGCTCTCGGCCGGTTTCTATGACGCCTATTACACGCAGGCGCAGAAGGTCCGCACGCTGATCAGCCGCGATTTCAAGGATGCCTTCGGCCAGTGCGACGTGATTCTGGCTCCCACAGCGCCAAGCGCCGCCTTCGCGCTGGGCGACAAGAGTGACGATCCGCTGGCGATGTACCTGAACGACGTGTTCGCCGTGCCCGCCAGCCTCGCCGGGCTTCCGGCGATGAGCGTCCCCGCCGGGCTGAACCGCGAAGGACTGCCGCTGGGCCTGCAAATCGTGGGCAAGCCGTTCGACGAACAGGGCGTACTGAACGCGGGGCTGGCGATTGAGCAGCGCGCGGGCTTCACCGCGAAGCCGGAGAAGTGGTGGTAG